One Primulina tabacum isolate GXHZ01 chromosome 10, ASM2559414v2, whole genome shotgun sequence DNA segment encodes these proteins:
- the LOC142505015 gene encoding uncharacterized protein LOC142505015 codes for MGLKGGNCRKLKQPTTGRAYVMQDEQAEPDMTLITAGIATYALLDSGATYSFISESFMKKLRILPVDVESGFKVIVPSGEHMVSSSMVKDVELKLQKNIIRLDLIVLPMCEFEIILGMDWLTLNGATIDFSTEVDIY; via the exons ATGGGGCTTAAGGGTGGTAATTGCCGAAAGCTCAAGCAACCCACGACTGGAAGGGCTTACGTGATGCAAGATGAGCAAGCGGAGCCAGACATGACACTTATTACAG CGGGAATAGCTACTTACGCTTTACTCGACTCTGGAGCTACGTACTCATTCATATCTGAATCCTTCATGAAGAAATTGAGAATCTTACCAGTGGATGTGGAGTCGGGATTCAAAGTTATAGTGCCTTCTGGCGAACATATGGTTTCTAGTAGCATGGTTAAGGATGTAGAACTCAAATTGCAAAAGAATATTATACGATTGGATCTTATAGTACTACCTATGTGTGAGTTCGAAATTATTTTGGGCATGGATTGGCTTACACTAAATGGGGCCACTATTGATTTTTCGACGGAGGTCGATATCTATTAG